Proteins from a genomic interval of Euwallacea fornicatus isolate EFF26 chromosome 37, ASM4011564v1, whole genome shotgun sequence:
- the Mvd gene encoding diphosphomevalonate decarboxylase isoform X1, translating into MKIVTCVAPVNIAVIKYWGKRDEDLILPINDSVSASLSTDVMCTKTTVMGSPSFAGDTFWLNGKEQSFDNPRLKKCLKIVKQRCSPNLPHFNWKISICSENNFPTAAGLASSAAGYACLVYALAQFYEITGEISDIARQGSGSACRSIYGGWVVWHKGALPTGADSIARQIAPATHWPEMRLVILVVNDSRKKYSSTSGMKRTVETSTLIKQRADAVVPLRVEAITAAILTRNFESFADLTMRDSNQMHAVCLDTFPPCVYMNDTSQAIIDLVHSFNEYKKANKAAYTFDAGPNACIYLLDSEVEDFISLVNYVFPKSEAVDRNAYYRGLAQSFDKPCDEDIIKALHLSPYNRGMLKYIIHTRVGDGPKVLTDPKEHLLQNNGSPKTTSS; encoded by the exons atgaaaattgttaCCTGTGTGGCCCCAGTAAATATTGCTGTGATTAAGTACT GGGGGAAAAGAGACGAGGACCTCATTCTGCCCATTAATGACTCAGTCAGTGCCAGCCTTAGTACTGACGTA ATGTGCACCAAAACAACAGTAATGGGCTCCCCATCGTTCGCTGGCGACACCTTTTGGTTGAATGGGAAAGAACAGAGTTTTGACAACCCcaggttaaaaaaatgcttgaaaATCG TCAAACAACGATGCAGTCCGAATCTTCCTCACTTCAActggaaaatttcgatttgttctgaaaacaattttccaaCTGCGGCAGGTTTGGCGTCTTCCGCTGCCGGATACGCATGTCTAGTCTATGCGCTTGCGCAGTTCTATGAAATTACCGGGGAAATCTCCGATATCGCCAGGCAAGGCTCGGGCAGTGCTTGCCGAAGCATATACGGCGGATGG GTAGTATGGCACAAAGGTGCATTACCTACCGGCGCAGATTCAATTGCAAGGCAAATCGCGCCAGCCACTCACTGGCCGGAAATGCGACTCGTCATTCTCGTGGTGAATGACAGCCGCAAAAAGTACAGCTCCACGTCAGGAATGAAGCGTACAGTGGAGACCTCTACGTTGATTAAACAGCGCGCAGATGCGGTGGTGCCGCTTAGAGTGGAAGCCATTACGGCGGCTATCTTAACTAGAAATTTTGAGAGTTTTGCAGACTTAACTATGAGAGATTCGAATCAAATGCACGCGGTGTGTTTAGACACTTTTCCTCCCTGTGTTTACATGAACGACACGTCACAGGCGATTATCGATTTAGTGCACAGTTTCAACGAGTACAAGAAGGCTAATAAG GCGGCGTATACTTTCGACGCAGGTCCGAACGCCTGCATTTACTTGCTCGATTCGGAAGTTGAGGATTTTATAAGTCttgtaaattatgtttttcccAAATCCGAGGCAGTTGACCGCAATGCGTATTACAGAGGACTGGCGCAATCATTCGATAAACCTTGCGATGAG gacaTAATTAAAGCCTTGCATTTAAGCCCTTACAATAGGGGGATGTTGAAGTACATTATCCACACAAGAGTTGGAGATGGCCCCAAAGTTTTGACAGATCCAAAGGAGCATTTGCTACAGAACAATGGCTCTCCAAAAACAACTTCCAGTTGA
- the Mvd gene encoding diphosphomevalonate decarboxylase isoform X2 produces the protein MCTKTTVMGSPSFAGDTFWLNGKEQSFDNPRLKKCLKIVKQRCSPNLPHFNWKISICSENNFPTAAGLASSAAGYACLVYALAQFYEITGEISDIARQGSGSACRSIYGGWVVWHKGALPTGADSIARQIAPATHWPEMRLVILVVNDSRKKYSSTSGMKRTVETSTLIKQRADAVVPLRVEAITAAILTRNFESFADLTMRDSNQMHAVCLDTFPPCVYMNDTSQAIIDLVHSFNEYKKANKAAYTFDAGPNACIYLLDSEVEDFISLVNYVFPKSEAVDRNAYYRGLAQSFDKPCDEDIIKALHLSPYNRGMLKYIIHTRVGDGPKVLTDPKEHLLQNNGSPKTTSS, from the exons ATGTGCACCAAAACAACAGTAATGGGCTCCCCATCGTTCGCTGGCGACACCTTTTGGTTGAATGGGAAAGAACAGAGTTTTGACAACCCcaggttaaaaaaatgcttgaaaATCG TCAAACAACGATGCAGTCCGAATCTTCCTCACTTCAActggaaaatttcgatttgttctgaaaacaattttccaaCTGCGGCAGGTTTGGCGTCTTCCGCTGCCGGATACGCATGTCTAGTCTATGCGCTTGCGCAGTTCTATGAAATTACCGGGGAAATCTCCGATATCGCCAGGCAAGGCTCGGGCAGTGCTTGCCGAAGCATATACGGCGGATGG GTAGTATGGCACAAAGGTGCATTACCTACCGGCGCAGATTCAATTGCAAGGCAAATCGCGCCAGCCACTCACTGGCCGGAAATGCGACTCGTCATTCTCGTGGTGAATGACAGCCGCAAAAAGTACAGCTCCACGTCAGGAATGAAGCGTACAGTGGAGACCTCTACGTTGATTAAACAGCGCGCAGATGCGGTGGTGCCGCTTAGAGTGGAAGCCATTACGGCGGCTATCTTAACTAGAAATTTTGAGAGTTTTGCAGACTTAACTATGAGAGATTCGAATCAAATGCACGCGGTGTGTTTAGACACTTTTCCTCCCTGTGTTTACATGAACGACACGTCACAGGCGATTATCGATTTAGTGCACAGTTTCAACGAGTACAAGAAGGCTAATAAG GCGGCGTATACTTTCGACGCAGGTCCGAACGCCTGCATTTACTTGCTCGATTCGGAAGTTGAGGATTTTATAAGTCttgtaaattatgtttttcccAAATCCGAGGCAGTTGACCGCAATGCGTATTACAGAGGACTGGCGCAATCATTCGATAAACCTTGCGATGAG gacaTAATTAAAGCCTTGCATTTAAGCCCTTACAATAGGGGGATGTTGAAGTACATTATCCACACAAGAGTTGGAGATGGCCCCAAAGTTTTGACAGATCCAAAGGAGCATTTGCTACAGAACAATGGCTCTCCAAAAACAACTTCCAGTTGA